In one Achromobacter spanius genomic region, the following are encoded:
- the trpD gene encoding anthranilate phosphoribosyltransferase, with protein sequence MTISPTEALTRCIEHREIFHDEMLHLMRMLMRGEMSPQIASALLMGLRVKKETIGEITAAAQVMREFATPVVTPNPQDLLDMCGTGGDGSHTFNISTTAMFVAAAAGVPIAKHGNRSASSSSGSADVLEALGANLVLTPDEVAECIQATGIGFMFAPAHHGAMKNVAAVRKELGVRTIFNILGPLTNPAGAANQLMGVFHPDLVGIQVRVLERLGSRHVLVVHGKDGMDEASLGGATLVGELKDGQIREYEIHPEDYGLSMMSNRSIKVSNREQSRELVIEALENVEGTARDIVALNAGLAIYAGNKADSIPEALALAFELIATGAARAKLEEFCAYTRKFQK encoded by the coding sequence GTGACCATTTCCCCCACCGAAGCCCTGACGCGCTGCATTGAACACCGCGAAATTTTCCACGACGAAATGCTGCATCTGATGCGCATGCTGATGCGCGGCGAGATGTCGCCGCAGATCGCCAGCGCGCTCTTGATGGGCCTGCGCGTCAAAAAGGAAACCATTGGCGAGATCACCGCCGCCGCGCAGGTCATGCGCGAGTTCGCCACGCCGGTCGTCACGCCCAACCCGCAAGACCTGCTGGACATGTGCGGCACGGGCGGCGACGGCAGCCACACTTTCAACATCTCGACCACCGCCATGTTCGTGGCGGCGGCGGCCGGCGTGCCGATTGCCAAGCACGGCAACCGCAGCGCCTCGTCGTCCAGCGGCAGCGCCGACGTGCTGGAAGCACTGGGCGCCAATCTGGTGCTGACGCCCGACGAAGTGGCCGAATGCATCCAGGCCACCGGCATCGGCTTCATGTTCGCGCCCGCGCATCACGGCGCCATGAAGAACGTGGCCGCCGTGCGCAAGGAATTGGGCGTACGCACCATCTTCAATATTCTCGGCCCCCTGACCAATCCGGCCGGCGCCGCCAACCAGTTGATGGGCGTGTTCCACCCTGACCTGGTCGGCATCCAGGTGCGCGTGCTGGAACGGCTGGGTTCGCGCCATGTGCTGGTGGTGCATGGCAAGGACGGCATGGACGAAGCCTCGCTGGGCGGGGCTACGCTGGTGGGCGAGCTGAAAGATGGTCAAATACGGGAATATGAAATCCACCCCGAGGACTACGGGCTATCCATGATGTCCAACCGGTCCATCAAGGTGTCCAATCGCGAGCAGTCACGCGAACTTGTCATCGAGGCGCTGGAAAATGTCGAGGGCACGGCCCGCGACATCGTCGCCCTGAATGCAGGACTTGCCATCTACGCCGGCAATAAAGCCGATTCCATTCCCGAAGCCTTAGCGCTAGCATTTGAACTGATCGCCACCGGCGCGGCGCGAGCCAAGCTGGAAGAATTCTGCGCATATACCCGGAAATTCCAGAAATGA
- a CDS encoding UbiH/UbiF family hydroxylase — protein sequence MSHQIVVCGAGIVGLSTALALARRGQRVAVLAPRAAVPAADPNRYHPRVYAISPASQRFLADLGVWDAMPAARLMPVEAMEIHGDADGQVNLNAWQAALPQLAWIVESGEIERVLIQAVRMFGIPWLEDRCTGYQDGAVDTESGARIQAELFVGADGAASPLRTAAGLKHDAVSYHDTGLVVHLDAEHAHHGTAFQWFRDDGVLALLPLPDTTDGPQVSMVWSMRSELAQGLLALPPDQQATRLETLLADAAEGRLGRLKVRSKLHGFPLTLERAQMVAPGIALAGDAAHRLHPLAGQGLNLGLGDVEALARTVAGREPYRSAGDIRVLHRYQRARAEPVLAMRLATDGLHKLFASRATPLVWLRNAGMHWVEKAPLIKRRLIAGASAN from the coding sequence ATGAGCCATCAAATCGTTGTTTGCGGGGCCGGCATCGTCGGCCTGTCCACCGCCCTGGCGCTGGCCCGGCGCGGCCAGCGCGTTGCCGTGCTGGCGCCGCGCGCGGCAGTGCCCGCGGCGGACCCCAACCGCTACCACCCGCGCGTCTACGCCATTTCGCCCGCCAGCCAGCGTTTTCTGGCTGACCTGGGCGTCTGGGACGCCATGCCCGCCGCCCGACTGATGCCGGTCGAGGCCATGGAGATCCATGGCGACGCCGACGGGCAGGTCAACCTGAACGCCTGGCAGGCGGCGTTGCCGCAACTGGCCTGGATCGTTGAGTCCGGCGAAATTGAGCGTGTGCTGATCCAGGCCGTGCGGATGTTCGGCATTCCCTGGCTGGAAGATCGCTGCACCGGCTACCAGGATGGCGCGGTCGACACCGAAAGCGGCGCGCGCATTCAGGCAGAACTATTCGTGGGCGCCGACGGCGCGGCCTCGCCGCTGCGCACGGCGGCGGGCTTGAAGCACGACGCGGTCTCGTACCACGATACCGGCCTGGTGGTGCATCTGGACGCCGAACACGCTCACCATGGCACGGCCTTCCAATGGTTCCGTGACGACGGCGTGCTGGCGCTGCTGCCTTTGCCCGATACCACCGATGGCCCGCAGGTGTCGATGGTGTGGTCCATGCGCAGCGAACTGGCGCAGGGCCTGCTGGCCTTGCCTCCCGACCAACAGGCCACGCGCCTGGAAACCTTGTTGGCCGATGCCGCCGAGGGCCGGCTGGGCCGCCTGAAGGTCCGCAGCAAGTTGCACGGCTTTCCGCTCACGCTGGAGCGCGCCCAGATGGTGGCGCCCGGCATTGCGCTGGCCGGCGACGCCGCGCACCGCCTGCATCCGCTGGCGGGGCAGGGGTTGAACCTGGGGCTGGGCGACGTCGAGGCGCTGGCCCGCACGGTGGCGGGGCGCGAGCCGTACCGATCGGCGGGCGACATCCGGGTCTTGCACCGCTACCAGCGTGCGCGTGCCGAGCCGGTGCTGGCCATGCGCCTGGCCACCGACGGCTTGCACAAGCTGTTCGCCTCGCGCGCCACGCCCCTGGTGTGGCTGCGCAACGCCGGCATGCACTGGGTGGAAAAAGCGCCCCTGATCAAGCGCCGCCTGATCGCCGGGGCCTCGGCCAATTGA
- the trpE gene encoding anthranilate synthase component I, with protein MTEIEFKALAAQGYNRIPLVAETYADLDTPLGIYLKLAHAGPLAGRMTCLMESVVGGERFGRYSFIGLPARTVIRASGTLTEVLHDGKVVETHEGDPLAFIEQYQSRFKVALRPGMPRFCGGLAGYFGYDTVRHIEPCLGPAVKPFPAGMEGGTPDLMLMHVDELVIVDNLAGRIYLMVYADPSQPESYSRAQQRLHDLRARLRRPVEIPYSHASMQTEERRDFKKEDYLAAVHRAKEHIAAGDLMQVQIGQVIAKPFRDSPLSLYRALRSLNPSPYMYFWNFGDFQVVGASPEILVRQESVVDNGVPKSQITIRPLAGTRKRGATPQEDAALAAELKADPKEVAEHVMLIDLARNDVGRVAEVGSVKVSDTMVIERYSHVMHLVSNVTGNLNPGMSSMDVLRASFPAGTLTGAPKVEAMKIIDELEPVRRGIYGGAAGYLSYGGEMDVAIAIRTGVIKDGTLYVQAAAGIVADSNPEAEYAETEAKARAVLRAAEQVQHGLDEPI; from the coding sequence ATGACCGAAATCGAATTCAAGGCCCTCGCCGCACAAGGCTACAACCGCATCCCGCTGGTGGCCGAAACCTACGCCGACCTGGATACCCCGCTGGGCATCTACCTGAAGCTGGCGCACGCGGGCCCCTTGGCCGGCCGCATGACCTGCCTGATGGAATCCGTGGTGGGCGGCGAGCGCTTCGGTCGCTATTCCTTCATCGGCCTGCCCGCCCGCACCGTGATCCGCGCCAGCGGCACGCTGACGGAAGTGCTGCACGACGGCAAGGTGGTGGAAACGCACGAAGGCGACCCGCTGGCCTTCATCGAGCAATACCAAAGCCGTTTCAAGGTGGCGCTGCGCCCGGGCATGCCGCGCTTTTGCGGCGGCCTGGCCGGCTACTTCGGCTACGACACCGTGCGCCACATCGAGCCCTGCCTGGGGCCTGCCGTCAAACCGTTCCCGGCCGGCATGGAAGGCGGTACGCCCGACCTGATGCTGATGCATGTGGATGAACTGGTCATCGTCGACAACCTGGCCGGCCGCATCTACCTGATGGTGTACGCCGACCCCAGCCAGCCCGAATCCTACAGCCGCGCCCAGCAGCGCCTGCATGACCTGCGCGCCCGCCTGCGACGCCCTGTTGAAATTCCGTACAGCCACGCCAGCATGCAGACCGAAGAACGGCGCGACTTCAAGAAAGAAGACTATCTGGCCGCCGTGCACCGCGCCAAGGAACACATTGCCGCCGGCGACCTGATGCAGGTGCAGATCGGCCAAGTCATCGCCAAGCCGTTCCGTGATTCCCCGCTGTCCCTCTACCGCGCGCTGCGTTCGCTGAACCCCTCGCCCTACATGTACTTCTGGAACTTCGGCGACTTCCAGGTGGTGGGCGCGTCGCCCGAGATCCTGGTGCGCCAGGAAAGCGTGGTGGACAACGGCGTGCCGAAATCGCAGATCACCATTCGCCCGCTGGCCGGCACCCGCAAGCGCGGCGCCACGCCCCAGGAAGACGCGGCGCTGGCCGCCGAACTGAAGGCCGACCCCAAGGAAGTGGCCGAACATGTGATGCTGATCGACCTGGCGCGCAACGACGTGGGTCGCGTGGCTGAAGTGGGCTCGGTCAAGGTCAGCGACACCATGGTCATCGAACGCTATTCGCACGTGATGCACCTGGTGTCCAACGTCACCGGCAACCTGAACCCCGGCATGAGCAGCATGGACGTGCTGCGCGCATCCTTCCCCGCCGGCACCCTGACGGGCGCGCCCAAGGTGGAAGCCATGAAGATCATCGACGAACTGGAACCCGTGCGCCGCGGCATCTACGGCGGGGCTGCGGGCTACCTGAGCTATGGCGGTGAAATGGACGTGGCCATCGCCATTCGCACCGGCGTCATCAAGGACGGCACGCTGTACGTGCAAGCCGCCGCCGGCATCGTGGCCGACTCCAACCCCGAAGCCGAATACGCTGAAACCGAAGCCAAGGCCCGCGCGGTGCTGCGCGCCGCCGAGCAGGTCCAGCACGGCCTGGACGAACCCATCTGA
- a CDS encoding D-2-hydroxyacid dehydrogenase family protein yields the protein MKIAILDDYHDVARRYADWTSLGGDAEVQIFNNFIPVEQVEPTLEPFDVIVAMRERTPFPAERIRALPRLRLLITTGMRNNAIDMQACTEQGIVVCGAPGSADASTATAELAWAHILGLFKNLPTEDAAMRRGMWQTAMPEPLAGKRLGVLGLGKLGAAVAKVGLAFGMDVVAWSPNLSDERAEAAGVKRVDKHALFSTSDVVSLHLILSDRTRHVVDAAALAAMKPTAYLVNTSRAGLVDNEALMDALVKFRIAGAGLDVYPEEPLSPTDTVRDLDNVILTPHLGYVSRENFEAFYQNALDAVKAFQAGKPIRVLNASSTA from the coding sequence TTGAAAATCGCAATACTCGACGATTACCACGACGTAGCTCGGCGCTATGCGGATTGGACCTCGCTGGGCGGTGACGCCGAGGTGCAGATCTTCAATAACTTCATTCCGGTGGAACAGGTCGAGCCCACGCTCGAACCCTTCGACGTGATCGTCGCAATGCGCGAACGCACGCCGTTCCCCGCCGAGCGCATTCGCGCCTTGCCCCGCCTGCGGCTCTTGATCACCACCGGCATGCGCAACAACGCCATCGACATGCAAGCCTGCACCGAGCAGGGCATCGTGGTGTGCGGCGCGCCCGGCAGCGCCGACGCCAGCACGGCGACGGCCGAGCTGGCCTGGGCGCACATACTGGGCCTGTTCAAGAACCTGCCGACTGAAGACGCGGCCATGCGGCGCGGCATGTGGCAAACCGCCATGCCCGAACCGCTGGCCGGAAAACGCCTGGGCGTGCTGGGCCTGGGCAAGCTGGGCGCGGCCGTGGCCAAGGTGGGCTTGGCGTTCGGCATGGATGTGGTGGCCTGGAGCCCCAACCTGAGCGACGAACGCGCCGAGGCCGCGGGCGTGAAGCGGGTCGACAAACATGCGCTTTTTTCCACGTCCGACGTGGTCAGCCTGCATCTGATCCTGTCCGACCGAACCCGCCACGTGGTGGACGCCGCGGCGCTGGCCGCGATGAAACCCACCGCCTATCTGGTGAACACGTCGCGCGCCGGGCTGGTGGACAACGAAGCCTTGATGGACGCGCTGGTGAAGTTTCGCATCGCGGGCGCCGGCCTGGACGTCTATCCTGAAGAGCCCCTGTCGCCGACAGACACCGTGCGCGACCTGGACAACGTGATCCTGACCCCACACCTGGGCTATGTCAGCCGCGAGAATTTCGAGGCGTTCTACCAGAACGCGCTGGACGCCGTGAAGGCGTTTCAGGCGGGCAAGCCGATTCGGGTGCTGAACGCATCATCCACGGCTTGA
- the ttcA gene encoding tRNA 2-thiocytidine(32) synthetase TtcA, protein MNDIAPPPAVRSPEVRYRTEAEEKARHEGNKLTKRLARETTRALSDYNMIEEGDRVMVCLSGGKDSYAMLDILLQLQKRAPFKFELIAVNLDQKQPGFPDHILPQYLKDLGVPFHIETQDTYSIVTRVLEEGKTMCSLCSRLRRGILYRVASELGATKIALGHHRDDILATFFLNLFYGSKAKGMPPKLVSDDGRHTVIRPLAYVAETDLMAYAELKQFPIIPCNLCGSQENLKRKEVGRMIKDWDKQHPGRSWNVFNALSRVVPSHLMDRDLFDFVGLKPTGVPDANGDTAFDAVDPDDSADEACGDTPEAATDASGIIEKKVMFTRG, encoded by the coding sequence ATGAACGATATTGCTCCGCCCCCCGCCGTCCGCTCCCCCGAGGTCCGCTACCGTACCGAGGCCGAGGAAAAGGCCCGCCACGAAGGCAACAAGCTGACCAAGCGCCTGGCCCGCGAAACGACGCGCGCCCTGTCCGACTACAACATGATTGAAGAAGGCGACCGCGTCATGGTCTGCCTGTCGGGCGGCAAGGATTCCTATGCCATGCTGGATATCCTGCTGCAACTGCAGAAGCGCGCGCCGTTCAAGTTTGAACTGATCGCCGTCAACCTGGACCAGAAACAGCCGGGCTTTCCCGACCACATCCTGCCCCAGTACCTGAAAGACCTGGGCGTGCCTTTCCATATCGAAACGCAGGACACGTATTCCATCGTGACCCGCGTGCTGGAAGAAGGCAAAACGATGTGCTCGCTCTGTTCACGCTTGCGCCGCGGCATTCTGTACCGCGTCGCGTCTGAACTGGGCGCCACCAAGATTGCGCTGGGCCACCACCGCGACGACATCCTGGCCACGTTCTTCCTGAACCTGTTCTATGGCAGCAAGGCCAAGGGCATGCCGCCCAAACTGGTGTCCGACGACGGCCGCCACACCGTGATCCGCCCGCTGGCCTATGTGGCCGAAACGGACCTGATGGCCTACGCCGAACTCAAGCAATTCCCGATCATTCCGTGCAATCTTTGCGGCTCGCAGGAAAACCTGAAGCGCAAGGAAGTGGGCCGGATGATCAAGGACTGGGACAAGCAGCACCCCGGCCGTTCGTGGAACGTGTTCAACGCCTTGTCGCGCGTGGTGCCCTCGCACCTGATGGATCGCGACCTGTTCGACTTTGTCGGCCTGAAGCCCACCGGCGTGCCGGATGCGAACGGCGACACGGCGTTTGACGCGGTGGACCCGGACGACAGCGCGGACGAGGCTTGCGGCGACACTCCCGAAGCAGCGACCGACGCAAGCGGCATCATCGAGAAAAAGGTGATGTTCACGCGCGGGTAG
- the rpe gene encoding ribulose-phosphate 3-epimerase — MPSPIPNIMSSSMASTRITPSILSADFARLGEEVRNVVAAGADWIHVDVMDNHYVPNLTIGPMVCAAIRPHVQVPIDVHLMVEPVDDLVPMFAKAGADYISFHPDASRHVDRTLSLIRENGCKAGLVFNPATPLSYLDYVMDKIDLILIMSVNPGFGGQSFIPGALTKLREARARIDAWTQAGGQEIVLQVDGGVKIDNIAEIRRAGADTFVAGSAIFGKPDYAGIIKSMREQIAIGETTAV, encoded by the coding sequence ATGCCCTCCCCAATCCCGAACATCATGTCATCCTCCATGGCCTCCACTCGCATCACCCCCAGCATCCTGTCGGCTGACTTCGCCCGTCTGGGCGAGGAAGTCCGCAACGTTGTCGCCGCCGGCGCAGACTGGATCCACGTGGACGTGATGGACAACCACTATGTCCCCAATCTGACCATCGGTCCGATGGTGTGCGCGGCGATCCGCCCCCATGTGCAGGTGCCGATTGACGTGCATCTGATGGTTGAGCCGGTGGACGACCTGGTGCCGATGTTCGCCAAGGCGGGCGCCGACTACATTAGCTTCCACCCTGATGCCAGCCGCCACGTGGACCGCACGCTGTCGCTCATCCGCGAAAACGGCTGTAAGGCCGGCCTGGTCTTCAACCCCGCCACGCCGCTGTCGTACCTGGACTACGTCATGGACAAGATCGACCTGATCCTGATCATGTCGGTGAACCCGGGCTTTGGCGGCCAGAGCTTCATTCCCGGCGCGCTGACCAAGCTGCGCGAAGCGCGCGCCCGGATCGACGCCTGGACCCAGGCGGGCGGCCAGGAAATCGTGCTGCAAGTGGACGGCGGCGTCAAAATCGACAACATCGCCGAAATCCGCCGCGCGGGCGCCGACACCTTCGTGGCCGGCTCCGCCATTTTCGGCAAGCCGGACTACGCCGGCATCATCAAGTCCATGCGCGAACAGATCGCCATCGGCGAAACCACCGCCGTCTAA
- a CDS encoding aminodeoxychorismate/anthranilate synthase component II: protein MLLMIDNYDSFTYNLVQYFGELGEDVRVARNDQITLEEISALNPDRICVSPGPCSPAEAGISVAAIQAFAGKKPILGVCLGHQAIGAAYGGDIVRAQQIMHGKTVQISHTGTDIFTDLPTPYTVIRYNSLTIDPATLPDCLAVTATAPDGDIMGVRHKTLPLYGVQFHPESVLSEHGHALLRNFLNLA, encoded by the coding sequence ATGCTGTTGATGATTGATAACTACGATTCGTTTACCTACAACCTGGTCCAGTACTTTGGCGAACTCGGCGAAGACGTGCGCGTGGCGCGCAACGACCAGATCACGCTGGAAGAGATCAGCGCGCTGAACCCCGACCGCATCTGCGTGTCGCCCGGCCCGTGCTCGCCTGCTGAAGCCGGTATTTCAGTGGCCGCCATCCAGGCGTTTGCCGGCAAGAAGCCGATTCTGGGCGTATGCCTGGGCCATCAGGCCATTGGCGCGGCCTACGGCGGCGACATCGTGCGCGCCCAGCAGATCATGCACGGCAAGACGGTGCAGATCTCGCACACCGGCACCGACATCTTCACCGACCTGCCCACGCCGTACACCGTGATCCGTTACAACTCGCTGACCATCGACCCCGCCACCCTGCCCGACTGCCTGGCCGTGACGGCCACGGCGCCCGACGGCGACATCATGGGTGTGCGCCACAAGACCCTGCCGCTGTACGGAGTACAGTTTCACCCCGAGTCCGTGCTCAGCGAACACGGCCATGCCCTGCTGCGCAATTTCCTGAACCTCGCCTAA
- the folB gene encoding dihydroneopterin aldolase, with protein MPTRRIILSGLALDARIGILEHERRATQPLHVDAEFDVDIHRSVDDHDIHSVLDYRRLREAIVEECTQAHVNLIETLSEQVAARLLADFQEIRSLRLRISKPMAFSDCAAVGVEIQITR; from the coding sequence ATGCCCACACGTCGCATCATCCTTTCCGGGCTTGCGCTCGACGCCCGCATCGGCATCCTCGAACACGAGCGCCGCGCCACCCAGCCCCTGCATGTCGACGCCGAGTTCGACGTGGACATCCATCGCTCGGTCGACGACCACGATATCCACAGCGTGCTGGACTACCGCCGTCTGCGCGAGGCCATCGTCGAGGAATGCACGCAGGCGCATGTGAACCTGATCGAAACCCTGTCCGAACAAGTCGCCGCGCGCCTGTTGGCCGACTTTCAGGAAATCCGCTCGTTGCGCTTGCGCATCAGCAAGCCCATGGCCTTTTCCGACTGCGCGGCGGTAGGCGTGGAAATCCAGATCACGCGCTGA
- the apaG gene encoding Co2+/Mg2+ efflux protein ApaG, with amino-acid sequence MKPYDLSVSVSPRFVPEQSDPSEQQFVFAYTVRITNTGEHPAQVISRHWVITDGNQRVQEVRGLGIVGQQPLLAPGETFEYTSGCPLPTPVGTMRGTYHCVGENGIPFEVPISEFVLAMPRTLH; translated from the coding sequence GTGAAACCTTACGACCTGAGCGTCTCTGTCTCTCCGCGCTTCGTGCCTGAACAGTCTGATCCCAGCGAACAGCAATTCGTCTTTGCCTATACCGTGCGCATCACCAATACGGGCGAGCATCCCGCCCAGGTGATCAGCCGCCACTGGGTCATCACCGACGGCAACCAGCGCGTGCAGGAAGTGCGCGGGCTGGGTATTGTGGGCCAGCAGCCCCTGTTGGCGCCCGGCGAAACCTTCGAATACACCAGCGGCTGTCCGCTGCCCACGCCAGTGGGCACGATGCGTGGCACCTACCATTGCGTTGGCGAAAACGGCATTCCGTTCGAAGTGCCGATCTCGGAATTCGTCCTGGCCATGCCTCGCACCCTGCATTGA
- the mltA gene encoding murein transglycosylase A, with protein MKRILSLSLLSILLAACSTPSDIPPDAGGSGIPGVPTPAADGPLVVPQLSALRDTPPRALAGKFKPANWSEMPGWTSDDLTRFWPLFLRNCKGLMRQTSGNLAAPARATPRVWQPVCAAAIDPARAPAAGDGEGVRRFLQIYLQPWRLNAADGKPAANTVTGYYEPLVRGSRRQGGKYQWPLYAVPADLLTIDLGSVYPDLAGKRVRGKLDGKRVVPYDTRAAIESSGRKPPVVVWVDDPVDNFFLQVQGSGRVQLTDGPDAGKTIRVAYADHNGQPYASIGRWLIDRGELSADQASMQNIRAWAQRNPKRVPEMLNANPAVVFFREEPVIDPEQGPKGAYAIPLSPMRSIAVDATFVPLGTPVYLSTTFPASDRPLQRLVFAQDTGTAIRGAARADFYWGYGEEAGQQAGRMKQRGQMWVLWPKQAGEPSAR; from the coding sequence ATGAAGCGCATTCTTAGTCTGTCCCTGCTGTCCATCCTGCTGGCGGCATGTTCCACCCCGTCGGATATTCCTCCTGATGCCGGCGGTTCCGGCATTCCCGGCGTGCCCACCCCGGCGGCCGACGGCCCGCTGGTGGTGCCGCAACTATCGGCGCTGCGCGATACGCCGCCTCGTGCGCTGGCCGGCAAGTTCAAGCCCGCCAACTGGTCCGAAATGCCGGGCTGGACGTCCGACGACCTGACCCGGTTCTGGCCCTTGTTCCTGCGTAACTGCAAGGGTTTGATGCGCCAGACCAGCGGCAACCTGGCCGCGCCCGCGCGCGCCACACCGCGCGTCTGGCAGCCTGTGTGCGCCGCCGCCATCGACCCGGCCCGCGCCCCGGCCGCCGGTGACGGCGAAGGCGTGCGCCGCTTCCTGCAAATCTATTTGCAGCCCTGGCGCCTGAACGCCGCCGATGGCAAGCCCGCCGCGAACACGGTCACCGGCTATTACGAACCCCTGGTGCGCGGCTCGCGCCGCCAGGGCGGCAAGTATCAGTGGCCGCTCTACGCCGTGCCGGCCGACCTGCTGACGATCGACCTGGGGTCGGTGTACCCGGACCTGGCCGGCAAGCGCGTGCGCGGCAAGCTGGACGGCAAGCGCGTCGTGCCTTACGACACCCGGGCGGCCATCGAGTCCTCCGGGCGCAAGCCCCCGGTGGTGGTCTGGGTGGACGACCCGGTGGATAACTTCTTTCTGCAGGTTCAGGGCTCCGGCCGCGTGCAACTGACCGATGGGCCCGACGCCGGCAAGACGATCCGGGTGGCCTACGCCGACCACAACGGCCAGCCCTATGCGTCCATCGGCCGCTGGTTGATCGACCGTGGCGAGCTGAGCGCCGATCAGGCGTCCATGCAGAACATCCGCGCCTGGGCGCAGCGCAACCCCAAGCGCGTGCCCGAGATGCTGAACGCCAACCCGGCGGTCGTGTTCTTCCGCGAAGAGCCGGTCATCGACCCGGAGCAAGGGCCCAAGGGCGCCTACGCGATTCCGCTGTCTCCCATGCGCTCCATCGCGGTGGACGCCACCTTCGTGCCGCTGGGCACGCCGGTCTACCTGAGCACGACCTTCCCGGCCTCTGACCGGCCGCTGCAACGCCTGGTGTTCGCGCAGGACACGGGTACGGCCATCCGGGGCGCCGCGCGCGCCGACTTCTATTGGGGTTACGGCGAAGAAGCTGGCCAGCAGGCGGGTCGCATGAAACAACGGGGCCAGATGTGGGTGCTGTGGCCCAAGCAAGCGGGGGAGCCCTCGGCAAGATGA
- a CDS encoding phosphoglycolate phosphatase encodes MTAFRAALLDLDGTLLDSIPDLAFAANAMRVDLGMTVLRQDVVATFVGKGVDNLIRRSLAGSLDAPDPSAEEFARARESFYRHYHLVNGERAQIYPGVIDGLKHLRDQGLKLAVVTNKPTEFTLPLLQRTGLAGFFDAVVCGDTCVRRKPDPDQVVHACELLGVAVGEAVTIGDSINDAQAGRTAGTQVLVVPYGYNEGRDVRELDVDGIVDTLVDAAQWVALWNQNQNAAKIAC; translated from the coding sequence ATGACCGCTTTTCGCGCCGCGCTGCTGGACCTGGACGGCACCCTGCTGGACTCCATTCCCGACCTGGCATTCGCCGCCAACGCCATGCGCGTGGACCTTGGCATGACCGTGCTGCGCCAAGACGTGGTGGCCACCTTCGTGGGCAAGGGCGTCGACAACCTCATCCGGCGCAGCCTGGCAGGCAGCCTGGACGCCCCCGATCCGTCGGCCGAGGAATTTGCCCGCGCCCGCGAGTCCTTCTACCGCCACTATCATCTGGTCAACGGCGAGCGCGCCCAGATCTACCCCGGCGTCATCGACGGCCTGAAGCACCTGCGCGACCAGGGCCTGAAGCTGGCCGTCGTCACCAACAAGCCCACCGAATTCACGCTGCCGCTGTTGCAGCGCACCGGCTTGGCGGGCTTTTTCGACGCGGTCGTCTGCGGTGACACCTGCGTGCGCCGCAAGCCTGACCCGGACCAGGTCGTGCACGCCTGCGAGCTGCTGGGCGTGGCGGTGGGCGAAGCCGTCACCATCGGCGACTCCATCAACGACGCCCAGGCGGGCCGCACGGCCGGCACGCAGGTGCTGGTGGTGCCTTATGGCTACAACGAAGGTCGTGACGTGCGAGAGCTGGATGTCGATGGTATAGTTGACACGCTTGTTGACGCCGCCCAGTGGGTGGCGCTCTGGAACCAAAACCAGAACGCCGCGAAAATCGCCTGCTGA
- a CDS encoding DsbC family protein produces MTFRISATLAACFLAGGLGLSASALAQSPAQGAKTISTDSVGQPGKGEKSVSTPQLDAVKERFQQRFSGMDVTAVRLTPYGIFEVQLGMDLIYTDEKVTWVMEGPLIDAMTRQDVTRASQEKLSAVTFDQLPLELAIKQVKGTGAKKVAIFEDPNCGYCKQLRKTMEELTDVTVYTFMYPILSPDSKDKVRNVWCATDQGKTWDDWMVRNKKPATANCDVPEDKLLALGHKLMVRGTPTLFFADGSRVSGAIPLDQLKERLN; encoded by the coding sequence ATGACTTTCCGCATCTCCGCCACGCTGGCGGCTTGTTTCCTGGCCGGCGGGCTGGGCTTGTCCGCCTCGGCGCTGGCACAGTCGCCCGCTCAAGGCGCCAAGACCATTTCCACCGACTCGGTCGGCCAACCCGGCAAGGGCGAGAAAAGCGTGTCGACGCCGCAGCTCGACGCCGTCAAGGAACGCTTCCAGCAACGTTTTTCCGGCATGGACGTGACCGCCGTGCGCCTGACGCCCTACGGCATTTTTGAAGTGCAATTGGGTATGGACCTGATCTACACCGACGAAAAGGTCACCTGGGTCATGGAAGGTCCGTTGATCGACGCCATGACGCGCCAGGACGTCACGCGCGCTTCGCAAGAAAAGCTCAGCGCCGTCACCTTCGACCAACTGCCGCTGGAATTGGCCATCAAGCAGGTCAAGGGCACCGGCGCGAAAAAGGTCGCCATTTTTGAAGACCCCAACTGCGGCTACTGCAAGCAGTTGCGCAAGACGATGGAAGAGCTTACCGACGTCACCGTCTACACCTTCATGTACCCGATCCTGTCGCCGGATTCCAAGGACAAGGTGCGCAACGTCTGGTGCGCCACGGATCAGGGCAAGACCTGGGACGACTGGATGGTGCGCAACAAGAAGCCAGCCACCGCCAACTGCGACGTGCCCGAAGACAAGCTGCTTGCGCTGGGCCACAAGCTGATGGTGCGCGGCACGCCCACGCTGTTCTTTGCCGACGGCTCGCGCGTCAGCGGCGCCATTCCGCTGGACCAATTGAAAGAACGCTTGAACTGA